Proteins from one Oscillatoria nigro-viridis PCC 7112 genomic window:
- a CDS encoding TIGR03792 family protein produces MVIEWLKFKVPQEKWEQFIQRDQDVWTAGLKSFDGFLGKEIWVDPVENEVVMLIRWETREKWKSVPQSTIDELDAKMGDLQIAIAESREYQVRKFLH; encoded by the coding sequence ATGGTAATTGAGTGGCTCAAATTTAAAGTACCTCAAGAAAAGTGGGAGCAGTTTATTCAGCGAGATCAGGACGTTTGGACGGCGGGACTAAAAAGTTTCGACGGTTTTTTAGGCAAAGAAATTTGGGTAGATCCGGTGGAAAATGAGGTGGTGATGTTGATTCGCTGGGAAACTAGGGAGAAGTGGAAGTCGGTGCCACAAAGCACAATCGACGAGTTGGATGCCAAAATGGGCGATTTGCAAATTGCGATCGCCGAAAGTCGCGAATATCAAGTTCGCAAGTTTTTGCATTAG
- a CDS encoding diguanylate cyclase — protein sequence MTPEWMWYLPICQEDEEIQNITPAGGGKKIVIMNQDASRLVVSRQGKIEAMEIQQRSKDKPDRQQQNASDRLSQFSTTKELEASLQECLDFKRAIDRSALAVRTDARGIINYVSDLVCSISNYSRGELIGSHFGILHSEYKSSEIIKNLLSTVAKGEVWQGDIKNKAKNGSDYWVYAAVVPLLGCKGKPYQYLAIGFEITDRKAVEAAQAEANRAKDEFLAIVSHELRSPLSAILGWAQLARSRNLNEATTSRALEIIERNAKLQNRQIDNLLDLSRLLRGKVCLNIGRVHLPSIVESAIDTLRPAADAKNLRVEKHFDPAVSYVLADAERLQQVVWNLLANAIKFTPESTPYPVQVRIEPTESGVLIRVSDSGCGIDPKFLPHIFDYFRPADSFQNTEQNRLGLGLLIVRQLVELHGGSVWASSPGLGQGATFGVLLPSANKNAPDDRTAAIAQSESRPGSVSKPLAGKQVLVVESSAEIRQFLKTGLEAFGAKVTAVGSAAEAMAELQQSRPDVLVSDMTVSGADGCHLIRRIRAMEMSEHRELLPAVALTGGIKEEDSASALEAGFQRHLSKPVEANQLVSAIAQLAGLTGFGSGEWGSGNIRATAPQPTLPEPNSFDDKNHLEQLTSDCRELPLLLVVEDNNFLLAYLQTLLSPYYRVAVASDGVEGLEKAKSLQPNLIVSDQIMPRQNGLDLLKEIRNTPELKSTPVIFLTARSGMEARIESLDAGADDYISKPFDERELLARVRNLLRSHSAEQQLAELNRQLLQQKKQLETVNRALHYLANYDSLTEVRNRHSFNEYLDTEWRRLAREEAPLSLIMCDIDYFKLYNDTYGHQAGDECLRQVAAVIQHSVKRAADLVARYGGEEFVVVLPNTDIEGATCVAEMIAQQVRGLHIAHANSAVRQYVTLSLGVACCIPGARSQPGELIAMADESLYRAKEAGRDRVSVATFQG from the coding sequence TTGACTCCCGAGTGGATGTGGTACCTGCCAATTTGTCAGGAAGATGAAGAGATACAAAATATTACACCCGCCGGCGGGGGAAAGAAAATTGTGATAATGAATCAGGATGCGAGTAGATTAGTTGTCAGCCGTCAGGGGAAAATAGAAGCAATGGAAATCCAACAACGGAGTAAGGATAAGCCCGATCGCCAGCAACAAAACGCCTCCGATCGGCTCAGTCAATTTTCTACGACAAAAGAACTAGAGGCGTCGCTACAAGAATGTTTAGATTTTAAAAGAGCGATCGACCGATCGGCACTTGCGGTGAGGACTGACGCGCGAGGAATTATCAACTACGTCAGCGATCTAGTTTGCTCCATATCGAACTATTCGCGCGGAGAACTGATCGGCAGCCACTTTGGCATCCTCCATTCGGAATATAAATCTTCGGAAATAATTAAAAATCTGCTATCAACTGTTGCCAAAGGTGAAGTTTGGCAAGGAGACATTAAGAATAAAGCCAAGAATGGAAGTGATTATTGGGTGTACGCAGCAGTAGTTCCACTGTTGGGGTGTAAGGGAAAACCCTATCAGTATTTGGCGATCGGATTCGAAATCACCGATCGCAAAGCCGTTGAAGCAGCCCAAGCCGAAGCCAACCGGGCAAAAGACGAATTTCTGGCGATCGTCTCCCACGAACTGCGATCGCCCCTGAGCGCGATTTTGGGATGGGCGCAGCTAGCTCGATCGCGCAATTTAAACGAAGCCACCACCAGCCGCGCTTTGGAAATCATCGAGCGCAACGCCAAATTACAAAACCGGCAAATAGACAATCTCCTCGACCTCTCGCGGTTGCTGCGGGGGAAAGTGTGCCTGAACATCGGCCGAGTTCACCTCCCGTCGATCGTAGAATCTGCGATCGACACTCTCCGCCCCGCCGCCGATGCCAAAAACCTCCGGGTAGAAAAACATTTCGACCCCGCCGTCAGCTACGTTTTGGCAGATGCAGAACGCTTGCAGCAAGTAGTCTGGAACCTCCTTGCCAACGCCATCAAATTCACCCCAGAATCGACACCATACCCAGTTCAAGTGCGGATCGAGCCTACTGAGTCGGGCGTGTTGATTCGGGTCAGCGACAGCGGTTGCGGCATCGACCCCAAATTTCTGCCGCACATCTTTGACTACTTCCGCCCTGCAGACAGCTTCCAGAACACGGAACAAAATCGGCTGGGGCTCGGGCTCTTAATTGTGCGGCAGTTAGTGGAACTGCACGGGGGAAGTGTTTGGGCTTCGAGTCCCGGCCTCGGACAGGGGGCGACCTTTGGGGTGCTGCTACCGAGCGCCAACAAAAATGCACCCGACGATCGCACTGCTGCGATCGCCCAAAGCGAAAGCAGACCCGGATCGGTTTCCAAACCCCTAGCGGGAAAGCAAGTCCTGGTTGTGGAAAGCAGCGCCGAGATCCGCCAATTTCTCAAAACTGGCCTCGAAGCATTTGGAGCCAAGGTAACAGCGGTGGGTAGCGCCGCCGAAGCGATGGCCGAGTTGCAACAGTCGCGACCCGACGTGTTGGTCAGCGATATGACGGTATCGGGAGCCGACGGCTGCCATTTGATCCGCCGCATCAGAGCAATGGAAATGTCCGAGCACAGGGAACTGCTGCCGGCCGTGGCGCTGACGGGAGGCATCAAGGAAGAAGATTCGGCATCGGCGCTGGAGGCGGGGTTTCAGAGGCATTTGTCGAAGCCGGTGGAAGCGAATCAGTTGGTGAGCGCGATCGCCCAATTGGCTGGACTGACTGGATTCGGCTCCGGAGAGTGGGGTTCGGGAAATATCCGGGCGACCGCACCCCAGCCCACCCTACCAGAACCTAACAGTTTTGACGACAAAAATCATTTGGAACAATTAACAAGTGACTGCCGAGAATTACCGCTGTTGCTGGTAGTAGAAGACAATAATTTTCTGCTGGCTTACCTCCAAACTTTATTAAGTCCGTACTATCGAGTCGCCGTGGCGAGTGACGGGGTTGAAGGTTTAGAAAAAGCCAAAAGTTTGCAGCCAAATTTGATTGTGAGCGACCAAATTATGCCCAGACAAAACGGACTGGATTTGCTCAAGGAGATTCGGAACACGCCAGAATTGAAATCTACTCCGGTAATCTTTTTGACAGCGCGATCGGGGATGGAAGCTCGGATCGAAAGTTTGGATGCGGGTGCTGACGATTATATTTCAAAGCCTTTTGACGAGAGGGAATTGCTGGCGAGGGTGAGAAATTTGTTGCGATCGCACTCAGCCGAACAGCAGTTGGCGGAACTCAACCGTCAGTTGCTGCAGCAGAAAAAGCAGTTAGAAACAGTGAATCGAGCCTTGCATTATTTGGCAAATTACGACAGTTTGACTGAAGTAAGAAACCGCCACTCTTTTAATGAATACCTCGATACGGAATGGCGGCGTTTGGCGAGGGAAGAAGCACCGCTGTCTTTGATTATGTGCGACATTGATTATTTCAAACTTTACAACGACACTTACGGTCACCAAGCGGGGGATGAATGTTTGCGGCAAGTGGCGGCGGTGATCCAGCATTCGGTAAAGCGAGCGGCAGATTTAGTAGCCCGTTACGGTGGAGAAGAATTTGTAGTAGTTTTGCCGAATACGGATATTGAAGGTGCCACTTGCGTAGCTGAAATGATCGCACAACAGGTGCGGGGTTTGCACATCGCTCACGCTAATTCTGCTGTCCGCCAATATGTGACGCTGAGTTTGGGTGTAGCTTGCTGCATTCCGGGGGCGAGGTCGCAGCCGGGGGAGCTAATTGCGATGGCCGATGAGTCGCTTTATCGGGCGAAAGAAGCAGGGCGCGATCGGGTTTCGGTTGCCACATTTCAAGGTTGA
- a CDS encoding NB-ARC domain-containing protein, with product MNLKEVLKMADEMVFAKTGQHLDDLQEAIVQGTMQGEKYTKIAEDIHCNESYVRDVGSKLWQILSEESGEDISKTNFRSAMERFQLSLFSNVVQDYVGAGSINICGEGRHPPDIPHSPNGERSNSKQSKILHQDLSEMPELGAFFDRTLELQTLTTWILQQNCRLITITGVGGIGKTSLAVKLVQQIKDEFEYAAWFTLDEFSTIDKFQSNLTQLFSQSENLDSPPTNQKRLPLIKYLQKHRCLIVLDDIHNLFCSGELAGKYKPDYEEYRSLFKQIEKLSHPCCFLLVGWEPPKEVPQLTSENTPIRTLQLTGLDTAAAREILRDKGLAEIDNCEALIHRYQGNPLWLKSVATLMQELGIGANELLIDDTILLPEDLKDVLQQQYDRTSQLEKQVMSLLAAENQPVNVAKLLQNAQISSSDLLNALQSLSRRCWIEKQESLYTLPPVLKQYIKGL from the coding sequence ATGAATCTTAAGGAAGTGCTAAAAATGGCTGACGAGATGGTGTTTGCCAAGACGGGTCAGCACCTTGATGATTTGCAAGAGGCGATCGTGCAAGGAACCATGCAAGGTGAAAAATACACCAAAATTGCCGAGGATATTCACTGTAACGAGAGTTATGTTAGGGATGTTGGCTCAAAGTTATGGCAAATCCTTTCAGAGGAGTCAGGGGAAGATATCAGTAAAACTAATTTTCGATCGGCAATGGAGAGATTCCAACTCTCCCTATTTTCAAATGTTGTACAAGATTATGTCGGAGCTGGTAGCATTAATATCTGTGGAGAAGGTAGACACCCGCCAGATATACCACACTCACCTAATGGAGAAAGATCCAATTCAAAACAATCTAAAATATTGCATCAAGATTTAAGCGAGATGCCGGAATTGGGTGCTTTCTTCGATCGCACCCTCGAACTCCAAACCCTCACAACCTGGATTCTACAACAAAATTGCCGCCTCATCACCATCACCGGTGTCGGCGGCATCGGCAAAACATCCCTAGCAGTAAAACTCGTACAACAAATCAAAGACGAGTTTGAATACGCAGCTTGGTTCACACTAGACGAATTCTCCACCATCGATAAATTTCAATCTAACCTAACACAGCTTTTTTCCCAGTCAGAAAACCTAGATTCACCCCCAACAAACCAGAAACGCTTACCGCTGATTAAGTATTTGCAAAAGCATCGCTGTTTAATAGTCTTAGATGACATTCACAACCTTTTCTGTAGCGGCGAATTGGCGGGAAAATATAAACCCGACTACGAAGAATATCGCTCTTTATTCAAACAAATAGAAAAATTATCCCATCCCTGTTGCTTTCTGCTAGTCGGTTGGGAACCACCGAAAGAAGTTCCTCAACTCACCAGCGAAAATACTCCCATTCGGACTTTACAACTCACTGGCTTAGATACCGCAGCCGCACGGGAAATCCTCAGAGATAAAGGATTAGCAGAAATCGATAACTGCGAAGCACTGATTCACCGCTACCAAGGCAATCCGTTATGGTTAAAAAGCGTGGCGACTTTGATGCAAGAGTTGGGCATCGGCGCGAATGAGTTATTAATAGATGATACCATATTGTTACCAGAAGATTTAAAAGATGTTTTACAGCAGCAGTACGATCGCACTTCCCAACTAGAAAAACAAGTCATGTCATTGTTGGCGGCAGAAAACCAGCCAGTAAACGTCGCCAAATTGCTACAAAATGCACAAATATCATCATCCGATTTGCTAAACGCATTGCAATCTCTATCGCGGCGCTGCTGGATCGAAAAACAGGAAAGTCTTTACACTTTGCCACCTGTACTGAAGCAATATATTAAAGGGTTATAG
- a CDS encoding AAA family ATPase yields the protein MSAEDMGDRENNFHQNNSQNRGLLGSGWRPFYRQFDWEHLVHLASSDPLELAQKTLGAASDIADAMGRHQYTWWANILNVFSENTRYEMDEFWDYITPQPVYPDYRYKDVLVTETPVVQLVSRASIPIDYVLNKLQEITVFKVLDLLGKPDAITQSFMERHFSYSPERFISWERLEVLGTVYASWARFGCWLQIDSYDRGRRCYTLICQDIAPLVSKATYNLAVILGGYKSRVGQVHSQFPIRTFSGEVQSFTDTVQQAILDQNQLAVLVSGEPGTGKTAWTQAVAKEILVPLGYVIFILDHDAVENFVPPSYLERICIIINEADNLAQDRSTAEAQRTNKTEHILSLLDGTLYQSVIDEHGIQFQQKLVVLMTCNTTERLDPAMLRKGRVDFTSEFTHKFV from the coding sequence ATGAGTGCGGAAGATATGGGCGATCGCGAAAACAATTTTCATCAAAATAATTCTCAAAATAGAGGTCTGCTAGGCTCTGGTTGGCGACCTTTTTACCGTCAATTTGATTGGGAACACCTGGTACACTTAGCGTCTAGCGATCCCTTAGAACTAGCTCAAAAAACTTTAGGTGCAGCTAGCGACATTGCTGACGCAATGGGACGGCATCAATATACCTGGTGGGCAAATATTTTAAATGTATTCTCGGAAAATACTCGCTACGAAATGGATGAATTTTGGGATTACATTACTCCGCAGCCAGTTTACCCGGATTACCGCTACAAAGATGTTTTAGTTACCGAAACGCCGGTGGTGCAATTGGTCAGCCGCGCTAGCATTCCCATCGACTACGTTCTCAACAAGCTCCAAGAGATTACTGTTTTCAAAGTTCTGGATTTGCTAGGGAAACCGGATGCAATTACCCAGTCTTTTATGGAGCGACATTTTTCTTATTCACCGGAGCGATTTATTAGCTGGGAACGCTTGGAAGTTTTGGGTACTGTTTATGCTTCTTGGGCCAGATTCGGCTGCTGGCTGCAAATTGACAGCTACGACAGGGGAAGACGCTGCTACACTCTGATTTGCCAAGATATTGCGCCGCTAGTTAGCAAGGCAACTTATAATTTAGCGGTGATTCTGGGCGGGTACAAAAGCCGCGTCGGACAGGTTCACAGCCAGTTCCCAATTCGCACGTTTTCTGGGGAGGTTCAAAGTTTTACCGATACTGTTCAGCAGGCAATTTTGGATCAAAATCAGTTGGCTGTTTTGGTAAGTGGCGAACCGGGGACGGGCAAAACTGCTTGGACGCAAGCGGTAGCAAAGGAAATTTTAGTGCCGCTGGGTTATGTGATTTTTATCTTAGACCACGATGCTGTGGAAAATTTTGTGCCGCCGAGTTATTTAGAGCGGATTTGTATTATTATCAATGAGGCTGATAATTTGGCTCAAGATCGATCGACTGCCGAGGCCCAACGCACTAACAAAACTGAACACATTTTGAGTTTGCTGGATGGAACTTTGTATCAAAGCGTCATTGACGAACACGGCATTCAATTTCAGCAAAAACTCGTAGTTTTGATGACTTGCAACACGACTGAAAGATTAGATCCTGCAATGTTACGGAAAGGGAGAGTGGATTTTACCAGTGAATTTACGCACAAATTTGTTTGA
- a CDS encoding class I SAM-dependent methyltransferase, whose protein sequence is MNLDAVREQFEQRALDYDGLIPRLIPRYGEQHDVILQLIASETKGNIKVLDLGAGTGILSAMILQAFPQAKVLAFDMAQNMLKTCQTNLSAYRERLTLQQGNFAEDDFGSGYDLVVSGLAIHHLDSAGKQQLFHKLFQSMNPGGILLIRDIVTGATPRLTEQYEQLWRQYMKANGEDDAAWFQKYLEEDIPSSVEEQTKWLSEAGFADTGCHWRYLNFAIFGGVIPR, encoded by the coding sequence GTGAATTTAGACGCTGTACGCGAGCAATTTGAACAAAGAGCCCTTGATTATGACGGCTTAATTCCCCGCCTCATTCCGCGCTATGGCGAGCAACACGATGTAATATTGCAGTTAATCGCTTCTGAAACAAAGGGTAACATAAAAGTTCTGGATTTAGGCGCGGGAACTGGCATACTGTCGGCTATGATTCTGCAAGCATTTCCTCAAGCAAAAGTCCTAGCCTTTGACATGGCCCAAAATATGCTGAAAACTTGCCAAACTAACTTGTCCGCTTACCGAGAACGGCTGACCTTGCAGCAAGGAAACTTTGCCGAAGATGATTTCGGCAGCGGTTACGATTTGGTAGTTTCAGGCTTGGCAATCCACCACCTCGACAGCGCAGGCAAACAACAGCTATTTCACAAACTTTTCCAATCGATGAATCCAGGGGGGATCTTGCTAATTCGAGATATTGTGACAGGTGCTACTCCCCGGCTGACTGAGCAATACGAACAGTTGTGGCGGCAGTACATGAAAGCTAACGGAGAAGACGATGCAGCCTGGTTTCAAAAATATTTAGAAGAAGATATTCCCTCCTCTGTGGAAGAGCAGACTAAGTGGCTTTCAGAAGCGGGTTTTGCAGACACAGGATGTCACTGGCGCTATCTCAACTTTGCTATTTTTGGCGGAGTTATCCCAAGGTAG
- a CDS encoding PAS domain-containing sensor histidine kinase, with the protein MQTKPVQQKSQGLGRYVDGTVPIAQQPTEAAVSESKDRLRRFVERSAEAVAMVDCEMRYLSVSRRWETDCGLGNGEVIGRSHWELFPNLPEYWKQNARACLTGVLEYSEFVAGRSVASVSGKIASGYVSESVRWVFQPWRNREGAIGGLILFASKIAEAPAHTNSYNKFQFEVKSKQLETIPQLTQIALENAADTIFFTTSDGQICYANKAACHLFGYSESELLNMRVSDIDSHLPASDWREHWAQLKQQTNLTFETRYKTKDGASLSVEVKVNYLEYGGCEYRCAIARDISARLAAESALVEAKEQLQAVLDAVPGLVSWVSSDLRYLGVNRHLASAYKMPAELFLGQKVGFLDTSPKFNDLVYDFFANHKKKTSQEVTASIRGENKTYLIVAQKYYNNTAAVFVGLDITESKQSLLALQESEERLRQQAAKLEQTLLILQQTQTQLIQTEKMSSLGQLVAGIAHEINNPVSFISGNVSHASGYIQELLRSIDLYQKYYPHPVPEIQDLMEELDLDFIKKDLPKLLNSMKVGSERIRDVVRSLRLFSRTDEAQMKPADIHEGLDSTLLILQNRLQAKGGRPGISLVKEYGDLPRVHCYAGHLNQVFMHLLTNAIDALEEGGRNPEKHGKMQNQSYLSSARSNSEIFNPEIRIRTSVVGENEVAIAISDNGPGMTEEVLDCIFDPLFTTKCPDTSTGLGLAISQHLVVEKHGGELHCVSRPGEGTELIIKIAIGND; encoded by the coding sequence GTGCAAACTAAGCCAGTTCAGCAAAAAAGTCAGGGACTGGGAAGGTACGTTGACGGGACTGTCCCGATCGCCCAACAACCCACAGAGGCAGCCGTGTCCGAGAGTAAAGACCGATTGCGGCGGTTTGTGGAGCGCTCCGCCGAGGCCGTGGCAATGGTAGATTGTGAAATGCGCTATCTGTCGGTTTCTCGTCGCTGGGAAACAGATTGCGGGTTGGGCAACGGCGAGGTTATCGGCCGATCTCATTGGGAACTGTTCCCGAATCTCCCGGAATATTGGAAGCAAAATGCCCGGGCTTGTTTGACGGGAGTTTTGGAATACAGCGAGTTTGTGGCAGGGCGATCGGTCGCATCTGTATCAGGAAAAATCGCCAGCGGCTATGTCAGCGAGTCGGTAAGATGGGTATTTCAGCCTTGGAGAAATAGGGAAGGTGCGATCGGCGGTTTGATTTTGTTTGCATCTAAGATAGCTGAGGCTCCCGCTCACACCAATTCCTATAATAAATTTCAGTTCGAGGTCAAAAGCAAGCAGTTAGAAACAATACCGCAACTAACTCAAATTGCCCTCGAAAATGCTGCTGATACAATCTTTTTTACTACCTCCGACGGTCAAATTTGCTACGCGAACAAAGCCGCTTGCCATCTTTTCGGCTACTCGGAATCGGAACTGCTAAACATGAGGGTTAGCGACATCGATTCGCACTTGCCAGCATCGGATTGGCGAGAGCACTGGGCTCAACTCAAGCAGCAAACCAACCTCACTTTTGAAACCCGTTACAAAACCAAAGACGGCGCCAGTTTGTCCGTCGAAGTTAAAGTCAATTATTTAGAATACGGCGGTTGCGAATACCGCTGCGCGATCGCCCGCGACATTTCCGCTCGCCTCGCAGCAGAATCAGCGCTCGTAGAGGCAAAAGAGCAACTTCAAGCCGTTTTGGACGCCGTGCCCGGATTAGTTTCTTGGGTAAGTTCAGATTTGCGATACTTGGGAGTAAACCGACATTTAGCTAGCGCTTATAAAATGCCAGCCGAACTATTTCTCGGTCAAAAAGTAGGTTTTTTAGATACAAGTCCCAAATTTAACGATTTAGTATACGATTTCTTTGCCAACCATAAAAAGAAGACATCTCAAGAAGTAACAGCGAGCATCAGAGGAGAAAATAAAACTTATCTAATTGTAGCTCAAAAATACTATAACAATACGGCGGCGGTATTTGTGGGATTGGATATTACAGAAAGCAAACAGTCTCTTTTAGCTTTGCAAGAATCCGAAGAACGCCTGCGACAACAAGCGGCTAAATTAGAGCAGACGCTGTTAATTTTGCAGCAAACTCAAACTCAACTGATTCAAACAGAAAAGATGTCATCTCTGGGGCAGTTAGTAGCAGGAATAGCGCACGAAATTAACAATCCAGTTAGTTTTATTTCTGGCAATGTCAGCCATGCCAGTGGCTACATTCAAGAACTGCTGCGCTCGATCGACCTTTACCAAAAGTATTATCCCCATCCCGTGCCGGAAATTCAAGATTTGATGGAAGAATTAGACTTAGATTTCATCAAAAAAGACTTGCCAAAACTGCTAAATTCAATGAAAGTCGGTTCGGAAAGGATTCGCGATGTGGTGCGATCGCTCCGCTTGTTCTCGCGTACCGACGAAGCCCAAATGAAGCCTGCTGATATCCACGAAGGTTTGGACAGCACTTTGCTGATCTTGCAAAATCGCCTGCAAGCTAAAGGGGGACGGCCGGGGATTTCTCTAGTTAAAGAGTACGGGGATTTGCCGCGAGTTCACTGCTATGCGGGACACTTAAACCAAGTGTTCATGCACTTGTTGACAAATGCGATCGACGCTTTGGAAGAAGGGGGGAGAAATCCCGAAAAGCATGGTAAGATGCAAAATCAGTCTTACTTGTCTTCAGCCAGGTCGAACTCTGAAATATTCAATCCCGAAATTCGGATTCGGACCTCCGTGGTAGGGGAAAACGAAGTTGCGATCGCCATTAGTGACAACGGCCCTGGCATGACTGAAGAAGTCCTAGACTGCATCTTTGACCCTTTGTTTACTACTAAATGTCCAGACACGAGCACTGGTTTGGGTTTAGCAATATCCCAGCATTTAGTAGTAGAAAAGCACGGCGGTGAGTTGCACTGTGTTTCGCGTCCGGGAGAGGGAACGGAGTTGATCATTAAAATTGCGATCGGCAACGATTAA
- a CDS encoding RNA 2'-phosphotransferase, whose amino-acid sequence MNNSRLVKISKYLSRHLRHAPDRIGIELAPGGWVPVSELLDACQKNNFPVQLAELKEVVAQNDKQRFSFDAAGVLIRANQGHSLEVDLQLEPAVPPDILYHGTGSTAVESILSQGIRKMSRHHVHLSVNIQTARQVGARHGIPAVFTVDAAAMQRDGHTFYCSENKVWLVDFVPPAYLKIN is encoded by the coding sequence ATGAATAATTCTCGATTAGTAAAAATTAGCAAATACCTCAGCAGACATCTGCGACACGCTCCGGATCGCATCGGCATTGAACTCGCTCCAGGCGGCTGGGTTCCTGTTAGCGAACTCCTCGATGCGTGCCAAAAAAATAACTTTCCTGTTCAGCTTGCAGAACTCAAGGAAGTAGTCGCGCAAAACGACAAACAGCGCTTTTCATTTGACGCAGCGGGCGTTCTAATTCGTGCCAACCAAGGACACAGTTTAGAGGTTGACTTGCAGTTAGAACCCGCTGTTCCCCCAGATATTTTATACCACGGAACAGGTAGCACTGCCGTCGAGTCTATTCTCAGTCAAGGAATTAGGAAAATGTCGCGGCATCACGTTCATTTGTCGGTGAATATCCAGACGGCGCGCCAAGTAGGTGCAAGACACGGCATTCCGGCAGTCTTTACTGTAGATGCGGCAGCCATGCAACGCGACGGTCATACATTTTACTGCTCGGAAAACAAAGTTTGGCTAGTAGATTTTGTGCCGCCGGCTTATCTAAAAATAAATTGA